AAACCTCGGTTGGGCGCTGGGACTCGGGGCCGGCTTCGATCTTAAGAGGACGTTAGAGAAGGTCCCGACGCCGAAGACGTATTTTGACACCACCACCATCCTTCACGCGGGCCTGGGTGTGAATTACGAGCCCACCAAGACAAACCTTAAGGCCTATTATGACGCCTCCTTCACCAACAGGGAGCAAGGAGACGATACGAGAAGAAACGTAACGGAGGTCGCCATCGAACAAGTCCTGTACGAGAATGAAATATTCAAGTCAATTGTGGGCGCAAGCTACAAGAACGTCGATTACTGGTCCCACGACTACACCGAAAGATACGGTGAAAATATATACATGTTTAACTTTTCTCTTCACTTTTAACCGTTCGAGATTCCATTAAAAAAATTTGAGGTAAGTTATGGGGAGTAAGGAGAACGTCAAGGGAGGCCTTGTTGCGGTCTTTACTTTTATCCTTTTTATCTCTTTCTGCCTTTTTGTCTTTGCGGCGAAGAAAGGCGCCGACAAGGCTGAGGTGATCTACGTCAGCGGCTTCGTGGATGCCAAGCTGAAGGAGACAGGAAAGACTGTAACGCTGGTGAAGGGGATGAAGGTTGGCCAAGGCGACGAGATAATGACCGATTCGGAGAGCTCGGTTGAGCTCAAGCTTACGGACGGGAGCATAATCAAGATCGGGGAGGACAGCCGAGTCGTTATAAAGGAGCTGGGCCAGGTGGAGATTACCAAGGTGAGCCGGAGCAAGTTCGAGCTTATCAAGGGGAAGGTACGGGCGGTGGTAAAACCTTTTGTCGACAAGGATTCGAAGTTTACGATCGAGACGGAGAACGCCACTATAGGCGTCAGGGGGACCGACTTCGGCGTCTCCTTCGACTTTGATACGGGCGGCACAGACATAATAAGCATCGAGGCCTGTGTATCGGTTGTGGCGAAGAAGATTCCGGGCCTTGATCCCATTGAGGTCTGTACGATGCAGGAGCTTTTGGTCTCCGGGGACAATCTCCCTGGAACCGTTTTGGGCGTTGACAAGGAGAAGTTGAAGGAATTCCTCGACGGCATGGAGATAAAGGTAGATATTAAAACACCGATAGATGTGGAGGATTTATTGCCCCCGGAGATCACATCGGCGATTTTAAACGGCAAGATAAACCTCGAGGATATCGATGATATCCTCACCCTTATGAAGAGTGATCTTAACTTTGAAAATATGTTGTCCATCGTCGGGACCGCCGTGGACGAAAATTTCTCGATAGCAAAGGTGGAGGTCAGCACGGACGGTGGAATGACGTGGAACAACGCCACCGGCACGGCCAATTGGTCATACAAGTTCAAGCCCGATGGGGGGATGGAATACGAGCTTATGTTCAGGGTCACGAACGTCAACGGAGACCAGTCCGAACCTGAAGACTTCGGATCGTTCATCATCAAGTTTCTCGACATAAGCTATGAAGATATTGCCAAGACGTTTATAGACAATTTTTTCAGATACGTAAAGAGCTCAGATACGATTAATCTGGGGGAGCTCATATCCGATCTCTACGACGGAAAGGCGGGGGGTTTTTACTCTAAAGACGAGCTGTTGGACGACAACCTTGAGGCGTTTTTGGACCTCGCAATGAGCTTGACGATAAGCTATTCCATAAATCAGGTTAGTTACGACGGAAAGAATATAGTTATCTCCACCA
Above is a genomic segment from Candidatus Zymogenus saltonus containing:
- a CDS encoding FecR domain-containing protein, translated to MGSKENVKGGLVAVFTFILFISFCLFVFAAKKGADKAEVIYVSGFVDAKLKETGKTVTLVKGMKVGQGDEIMTDSESSVELKLTDGSIIKIGEDSRVVIKELGQVEITKVSRSKFELIKGKVRAVVKPFVDKDSKFTIETENATIGVRGTDFGVSFDFDTGGTDIISIEACVSVVAKKIPGLDPIEVCTMQELLVSGDNLPGTVLGVDKEKLKEFLDGMEIKVDIKTPIDVEDLLPPEITSAILNGKINLEDIDDILTLMKSDLNFENMLSIVGTAVDENFSIAKVEVSTDGGMTWNNATGTANWSYKFKPDGGMEYELMFRVTNVNGDQSEPEDFGSFIIKFLDISYEDIAKTFIDNFFRYVKSSDTINLGELISDLYDGKAGGFYSKDELLDDNLEAFLDLAMSLTISYSINQVSYDGKNIVISTSWTASIAGATTRGTTKWWLSQSENYTLIHTEGSWFISVSISSSEPGLTVENVDFTEVPAACCCMGIEVMMVAPNIPQNVPTLTVNAETICGSFSLILTRVYYMAETGYTDGFGGKFLVMESGPCNPPAFPCNLLFPVVFSNSFDPSKTLNVTFSGYGYNFLETITLP